A genomic stretch from Cloacibacterium caeni includes:
- a CDS encoding RpiB/LacA/LacB family sugar-phosphate isomerase, whose product MKKIAIAADHAGYEYKEFAKKQLEGKYELVDFGTHGLDSVDYPDFVHPAASAVENGDCEFGILFCGSGQGVQLSANKHQGIRCALAWMPEIAELSRQHNNCNMIAMPARFIAKELALEIIEKFLTTDFEGGRHQNRVDKITCK is encoded by the coding sequence ATGAAAAAAATAGCAATCGCCGCAGATCACGCAGGCTATGAATACAAGGAATTTGCAAAGAAACAATTAGAAGGAAAATATGAATTGGTAGATTTTGGAACCCATGGTTTAGATTCTGTAGATTATCCAGATTTTGTACATCCTGCTGCAAGTGCTGTAGAAAACGGAGATTGTGAATTTGGAATTTTATTTTGTGGAAGCGGACAAGGCGTACAATTAAGTGCCAATAAACACCAAGGAATAAGATGTGCATTAGCTTGGATGCCAGAAATTGCAGAATTATCTCGACAACATAATAATTGTAATATGATAGCAATGCCTGCCAGATTTATTGCCAAAGAATTGGCGCTAGAAATCATAGAGAAATTTCTCACCACCGATTTCGAAGGAGGAAGACATCAAAACAGAGTAGATAAAATTACTTGTAAATAA
- the ybeY gene encoding rRNA maturation RNase YbeY, protein MIHFFYENIDENIDENLKNWIENIIISEGKKLGEINYIFCDDEYLLKINQDFLAHDYYTDIITFDQVRGKTISGEIFVSLQRIKDNASLISKNYEEEKKRVIAHGILHLCGYKDKTEEEQKTMRAKEDFYLSLKTE, encoded by the coding sequence ATGATACATTTTTTTTACGAAAATATAGACGAAAATATAGACGAAAATCTTAAAAATTGGATTGAAAATATCATTATTTCCGAAGGAAAAAAACTCGGAGAAATCAATTATATTTTCTGTGATGATGAATATTTGCTCAAAATCAATCAAGATTTTCTAGCTCATGATTATTATACAGATATCATTACTTTCGACCAAGTTCGTGGAAAAACCATTTCAGGAGAGATTTTTGTATCTTTGCAGCGAATTAAGGACAATGCTAGTCTTATTTCAAAAAATTACGAAGAAGAAAAGAAAAGAGTAATTGCACATGGCATTCTTCACCTTTGTGGTTATAAAGATAAAACCGAAGAAGAACAAAAAACAATGCGTGCAAAAGAAGATTTTTATTTGTCATTAAAAACAGAATAA
- the rnr gene encoding ribonuclease R, giving the protein MKQQHKSQKQDQKLRDIGKLILRFMNKKASKIYNYKQIADGIEYKNPRQRELVIQALHKLKAEDKIKETEKNKYIVNLQITDTLTGVIDFAANGNAYVKVEGIEDDVFIHQKNVKDALQGDTVLIVTYHFKGKKLEGSVLEVLERANDTFVGTFQFVPHKDFGFVVIDKKQINNDFFIPKNKINGAKDGEKVVVKMLNWDANSKNPEGEIIQVLGLPGEHETEIHSILAEYGLPYEFPPEVEAEADKIDRKITAAEVKKRRDMRNILTFTIDPKDAKDFDDALSLQKLENGNWEIGVHIADVSHYVRPGTILDDEAYNRATSVYLVDRVVPMLPEVLSNDVCSLRPNEDKFTFSAVFELNDKAEVQNQWFGRTVIHSDRRFTYEEAQERIETKTGELAEEILVLDKLAKILRKNRIKNGAITFDRSEVRFNLDENNEPIGVYFKISKDSNHLIEEFMLLANRKVSEFVSLNRKGETTGNTFVYRVHDDPNPTKLEALREFVSTFGYKMNLANSKKVAESLNNLLRDVKGKGEENMIETLAMRSMSKAVYSTNPIGHYGLGFEYYSHFTSPIRRYPDLIAHRLLQHYLDGGKSPFAAEYEEYCKHCSDMERLASDAERDSIKFMQVKFMEKHVGEVFEGVISGTADFGFWVEIPENGAEGLIKLRDLMDDSYFHEAKSHSIVGMRTGKTYQLGDTIKIKVVKANLVAKQLDFKVVD; this is encoded by the coding sequence ATGAAACAACAACATAAATCACAAAAACAAGACCAGAAACTTCGCGATATTGGGAAACTCATTCTGCGTTTTATGAATAAAAAAGCGTCTAAAATATACAATTACAAACAGATTGCAGACGGAATAGAATATAAAAATCCTAGACAAAGAGAACTCGTTATTCAGGCACTTCATAAATTGAAAGCCGAAGATAAAATTAAGGAAACGGAGAAAAATAAATACATTGTAAACCTTCAAATTACCGATACGTTAACAGGAGTTATCGATTTTGCAGCCAATGGAAATGCCTATGTAAAAGTAGAAGGAATAGAAGATGATGTTTTTATTCATCAAAAAAATGTAAAAGATGCGTTGCAAGGTGACACCGTTCTTATCGTCACCTATCATTTTAAAGGTAAAAAACTAGAAGGTTCTGTTTTAGAAGTTCTAGAACGTGCAAATGATACTTTTGTAGGAACTTTTCAGTTTGTTCCGCATAAAGATTTTGGATTTGTAGTTATTGACAAAAAACAAATCAACAACGACTTCTTTATCCCGAAAAATAAAATAAACGGCGCTAAAGATGGCGAAAAAGTTGTGGTAAAAATGCTGAATTGGGATGCGAATTCTAAAAATCCAGAAGGCGAAATTATCCAAGTTTTGGGACTTCCTGGAGAACATGAAACTGAAATCCACTCTATTCTAGCAGAATATGGTTTACCTTATGAATTTCCACCAGAAGTAGAAGCAGAAGCAGATAAAATTGATAGAAAAATTACCGCTGCAGAAGTGAAAAAACGCAGAGATATGCGTAACATTCTCACTTTTACCATTGACCCAAAAGATGCGAAAGATTTTGATGACGCCCTTTCTTTACAGAAATTAGAAAATGGAAACTGGGAAATTGGTGTTCACATTGCAGACGTTTCGCATTACGTAAGACCGGGAACTATTTTAGATGATGAAGCCTATAATAGAGCTACTTCTGTATATTTGGTAGACAGAGTAGTTCCAATGCTTCCTGAGGTTTTGAGTAATGATGTTTGTTCGCTTCGTCCCAATGAAGATAAATTCACATTTTCTGCAGTTTTTGAATTGAATGACAAAGCTGAAGTTCAAAATCAATGGTTTGGAAGAACAGTTATTCATTCAGACAGAAGATTTACCTATGAAGAAGCGCAAGAACGAATTGAAACGAAAACAGGCGAATTGGCAGAAGAAATACTGGTATTAGATAAACTCGCTAAAATTCTAAGAAAAAATAGAATTAAAAATGGAGCAATTACGTTTGACAGAAGTGAAGTAAGATTCAATTTAGACGAAAATAATGAACCTATTGGTGTTTATTTTAAAATCAGCAAAGATTCTAATCATTTGATTGAAGAATTTATGCTTTTAGCGAACAGAAAAGTATCTGAATTTGTTTCATTAAATAGAAAAGGAGAAACTACGGGAAATACTTTTGTGTATAGAGTTCACGATGATCCTAATCCTACAAAATTAGAAGCATTGCGAGAATTTGTAAGTACTTTCGGGTACAAAATGAATCTTGCCAATTCTAAAAAAGTAGCAGAATCTCTCAATAATTTATTGCGAGATGTAAAAGGAAAAGGTGAAGAAAACATGATTGAAACTCTTGCCATGCGAAGCATGAGTAAAGCAGTTTATTCTACCAATCCTATTGGGCATTACGGTTTAGGATTCGAATATTACTCGCACTTTACCTCTCCTATTCGTAGATATCCAGATTTAATCGCTCACCGTTTGTTACAACACTATTTAGATGGTGGAAAATCTCCTTTTGCTGCAGAATACGAAGAATATTGCAAACATTGCAGTGATATGGAACGTCTCGCATCAGATGCAGAAAGAGATTCTATTAAATTTATGCAAGTAAAATTCATGGAAAAACACGTAGGAGAAGTTTTCGAAGGGGTGATTTCTGGAACTGCAGACTTCGGATTCTGGGTAGAAATTCCAGAAAACGGCGCAGAAGGTTTAATTAAATTGCGTGATTTGATGGATGATTCTTATTTCCATGAAGCTAAAAGCCATTCTATCGTAGGAATGAGAACAGGTAAAACCTATCAATTAGGGGACACCATAAAAATTAAAGTGGTGAAAGCAAATTTGGTAGCTAAACAATTAGATTTTAAAGTGGTGGATTAA
- a CDS encoding phosphoglycerate kinase: MKTINDINFAGKKALIRVDFNVPQDENKKVTDNTRIVAAKPTIDKILNDGGSVIIMTHLGRPKGKVNPEFSLSQIVDEVSKVLGKEMKFASDCIGEVAEKAAADLQAGEILLLENLRFYNEEEAGDEEFAGKLAKLGDVYVNDAFGTAHRAHASTAVIAKFFPSTKFFGLLMAKELEAIDKVLGSGEKPVTAILGGSKVSTKITIIENILPAVDNLIIGGGMSFTFIKALGGNIGTSLLEADKMDLALEILEKAKLNNVKVFLPVDVIAADEFNNDAHREEVDIYHIPENMMGMDAGSKTREIFHDVIMNSRTILWNGPIGVFEMENFSAGTKALGDSIDEATQLGAFSLVGGGDSVAFVKQNGYADKVSYVSTGGGAMLESLEGLELPGVAAINN, from the coding sequence ATGAAAACCATTAATGATATCAATTTCGCTGGAAAAAAAGCATTAATTAGAGTAGATTTCAATGTACCTCAAGATGAAAATAAAAAAGTAACGGATAATACCAGAATAGTTGCTGCAAAACCTACGATTGATAAAATCTTAAATGATGGAGGTTCTGTAATTATCATGACGCATCTTGGTAGACCAAAAGGTAAAGTAAATCCAGAGTTTTCTCTTTCTCAAATAGTAGATGAAGTTTCTAAAGTTCTAGGTAAAGAAATGAAATTTGCTTCTGATTGTATTGGTGAAGTTGCGGAAAAAGCAGCTGCTGATCTTCAAGCAGGAGAAATTTTATTGTTAGAAAACCTTAGATTTTATAATGAAGAAGAAGCTGGAGATGAAGAATTTGCAGGAAAATTAGCAAAATTAGGTGATGTTTATGTAAATGATGCGTTTGGTACGGCTCACAGAGCACATGCTTCTACTGCTGTAATTGCTAAATTTTTCCCATCAACTAAATTTTTCGGTTTATTGATGGCTAAAGAATTAGAAGCGATAGATAAAGTATTAGGAAGTGGTGAAAAACCAGTAACTGCTATTTTGGGTGGTTCTAAAGTTTCTACTAAAATTACCATTATCGAAAATATTTTACCAGCAGTTGATAATTTAATTATCGGAGGTGGAATGTCTTTTACTTTTATTAAAGCTTTAGGCGGAAATATCGGAACTTCTTTATTAGAAGCTGATAAAATGGATTTGGCTTTAGAAATTTTAGAAAAAGCTAAATTAAATAATGTAAAAGTTTTCTTACCTGTAGACGTAATTGCTGCAGATGAATTTAATAATGATGCACATAGAGAAGAGGTAGATATTTATCACATTCCAGAAAATATGATGGGAATGGATGCAGGTTCTAAAACTAGAGAAATCTTCCATGATGTGATTATGAATTCTAGAACTATCCTTTGGAACGGACCGATTGGAGTTTTTGAAATGGAGAATTTCTCAGCTGGAACTAAAGCTTTAGGAGACAGTATAGACGAAGCAACTCAATTAGGAGCTTTCTCTTTAGTTGGAGGAGGAGATTCTGTAGCGTTTGTAAAACAAAACGGATATGCTGATAAAGTTTCGTATGTTTCAACAGGAGGAGGTGCTATGTTAGAATCTTTAGAAGGTTTAGAACTTCCAGGAGTTGCTGCGATTAATAATTAA
- a CDS encoding LysE family translocator, whose amino-acid sequence MLELILSAIGLGFMLSLVFIGPIFFLLIETSFCRGHRHALALDLGVITADILCIVAAYFASADLVELIDKHPGFYRITALIILVYGIFMMLTKTQMHVANEKKIISQNYFKTFVNGFLFNILNVGVILFWLVTVISVRNEYPDLQNFMLYISLVIATYLVIDLLKILLAKQFHYKLTQNLANKIRKTVGIILIIFSFFIFLQSYKKFNQFDKRLEEAESKEILYQKAK is encoded by the coding sequence ATGCTTGAACTTATACTTTCGGCAATCGGATTAGGATTTATGTTGAGTCTTGTTTTCATAGGACCAATATTCTTTTTATTGATTGAGACTAGTTTTTGTAGAGGTCATCGTCATGCATTGGCATTAGATTTAGGCGTGATTACTGCAGATATTTTGTGTATTGTAGCTGCTTATTTTGCCAGCGCAGACTTGGTAGAACTTATAGACAAACATCCAGGATTTTACAGAATTACAGCGCTTATTATTTTGGTTTACGGAATTTTTATGATGCTTACCAAAACTCAAATGCACGTTGCTAATGAGAAAAAAATCATCAGTCAAAATTATTTCAAAACCTTTGTAAATGGTTTCTTGTTCAATATTTTGAATGTAGGGGTTATTTTATTTTGGTTGGTTACCGTAATTTCGGTGAGAAATGAATATCCAGATTTGCAGAATTTCATGCTTTATATTAGTTTAGTGATTGCGACTTATCTTGTAATAGATTTACTCAAAATACTATTAGCCAAGCAATTTCACTATAAATTGACCCAAAATTTAGCCAATAAAATCAGAAAAACTGTAGGAATTATTCTTATTATTTTTAGTTTTTTCATCTTTCTGCAGAGTTATAAAAAATTCAATCAGTTTGATAAACGTTTAGAAGAAGCAGAAAGCAAAGAAATTCTCTATCAAAAAGCAAAATGA
- a CDS encoding S66 peptidase family protein codes for MKNIIFPKTLKKGDQIAIISPAGFVEEASLQSTISLIKSKGYEAILGKYTLGKFENGYNYSGTEKERIQDLNWAFNYPEISAIWASRGGYGCQHLLRHLKLSEFRENPKWYIGYSDNTVINSYLLKNNFASIHGQTVKTASFGVSEGSYEDIFKILEGKKIHYSVEKHQLNKKGKAEGELIGGNLALIYALLGTPYSFDFKDKILFIEDIGENFYALDRMLISLDLAGVFRKIKGLIIGGMTNMGDEKENKNYEESFDEFAYEIIAERIKKYNFPTLFGFPNGHIFDNRPLIIGSKVKMEVEEKGLVKIL; via the coding sequence ATGAAAAATATTATTTTTCCTAAAACTTTAAAAAAAGGTGACCAAATAGCCATTATTTCTCCTGCAGGATTTGTAGAAGAAGCATCACTTCAGAGCACCATCAGTTTGATAAAATCAAAAGGCTACGAAGCTATTTTAGGAAAATATACTCTTGGAAAATTTGAAAACGGATACAACTATTCAGGAACCGAAAAAGAAAGAATTCAGGATTTAAATTGGGCTTTCAATTACCCAGAAATTTCAGCAATTTGGGCTTCAAGAGGTGGTTATGGTTGTCAGCATTTATTGAGACATCTCAAACTTTCAGAATTTAGAGAAAATCCGAAATGGTACATTGGTTATTCTGATAATACAGTCATTAACAGTTATTTACTGAAAAATAATTTCGCTTCTATTCACGGACAAACCGTTAAAACAGCGAGTTTCGGGGTTTCTGAAGGAAGCTATGAAGATATTTTCAAAATTTTAGAAGGAAAAAAAATCCATTATTCCGTAGAAAAACATCAACTCAATAAAAAAGGAAAAGCAGAAGGAGAGCTCATTGGCGGAAATTTAGCTTTGATTTATGCACTTTTAGGAACTCCGTATTCATTTGATTTTAAAGATAAAATTCTTTTCATAGAAGACATTGGCGAGAATTTTTATGCGCTTGACAGAATGTTGATAAGTCTAGATTTGGCAGGCGTTTTCAGAAAAATTAAAGGTTTAATAATCGGTGGAATGACCAATATGGGAGACGAAAAAGAAAATAAAAACTACGAGGAATCATTCGATGAATTTGCTTACGAAATCATTGCTGAAAGAATCAAAAAATACAACTTTCCTACTCTTTTTGGTTTTCCAAATGGACATATTTTTGACAATAGACCATTAATTATAGGAAGTAAGGTAAAGATGGAAGTTGAGGAAAAAGGATTAGTAAAAATTTTATAA
- a CDS encoding class I SAM-dependent methyltransferase, with product MKIKDHFLSKEIFEIKETEIEGIFKTYPIPENLGKYYESKDYISHHQDSNSLKEKIYKFAQSFNLNYKRNILSSVSFENAKVLDYGCGAGEFLKHIENDVQTFGYEPSDAARNFAKQKTTKTKFIKNLNEIENGSLDVITLWHVFEHIENQTEILSLFYNKLKSNGHLIIAVPNCTSFDAKYYKDFWAAYDVPRHIFHFSKKGMEKFFNTENWKLEKIKPLLLDSYYISILSEKYKKKPFFWIFGGILGAISNIKALKNGEFSSLVYIIKKI from the coding sequence ATGAAAATAAAAGATCATTTTTTAAGCAAAGAAATTTTCGAAATTAAAGAAACCGAAATAGAAGGAATTTTTAAAACTTACCCTATTCCAGAAAATTTAGGTAAGTATTATGAGAGTAAAGATTACATTTCTCATCACCAAGATTCTAATTCTTTAAAAGAAAAAATTTACAAATTTGCTCAATCTTTTAATTTAAATTATAAAAGAAATATTCTTTCTTCTGTAAGTTTCGAAAATGCTAAAGTTCTAGATTATGGTTGCGGTGCAGGTGAATTTTTAAAACATATAGAAAATGATGTCCAAACTTTCGGATATGAACCGAGTGACGCTGCAAGAAATTTTGCCAAGCAAAAAACTACTAAAACAAAGTTTATAAAAAACTTAAATGAAATTGAAAACGGTAGTTTAGATGTGATTACACTTTGGCATGTTTTCGAACATATCGAAAATCAGACTGAGATACTCTCATTATTTTATAACAAATTAAAATCAAACGGTCATTTAATAATTGCGGTTCCCAACTGTACTTCTTTCGATGCAAAATATTATAAAGATTTTTGGGCAGCTTATGATGTACCTCGTCATATTTTTCATTTCTCAAAAAAAGGAATGGAAAAATTTTTCAACACCGAAAATTGGAAATTAGAAAAAATAAAACCTCTCCTACTCGATTCTTATTATATTTCAATTTTGAGTGAAAAATATAAGAAAAAACCATTTTTTTGGATTTTTGGAGGAATTCTTGGAGCTATTTCTAACATAAAAGCATTAAAAAACGGCGAATTTTCAAGTTTGGTATATATTATCAAAAAAATCTAG
- the mnmG gene encoding tRNA uridine-5-carboxymethylaminomethyl(34) synthesis enzyme MnmG encodes MLFNETYDVIVVGAGHAGCEAAAAAANLGSKTVLITMNMQTIGQMSCNPAMGGIAKGQIVREIDAMGGFSGIVADKSAIQFKMLNLSKGPAMWSPRTQNDRMKFAEEWRYVLENTPNLDFFQDMVKSLIINNGKVEGVITSLGIEIKGKSVVLTNGTFLNGLIHVGDKQLGGGRMGEPKAYGITEQLVDLGFEAGRMKTGTPVRVDGRSLDYSKMEEQAGDKNPQKFSYLDTPKLTKQRSCFITYTNDTVHEILRTGFDKSPMFNGTIQSIGPRYCPSIEDKINRFAERNRHQLFAEPEGWNTVEVYVNGFSSSLPEDVQLKALHHVPGFEKAKIFRPGYAIEYDYFPPTQLKHTLETKLIENLYFAGQINGTTGYEEAAGQGLMAGINAHNKVHEKDEFILSRDEAYIGVLIDDLITKGTEEPYRMFTSRAEYRLLLRQDNADIRLTEKAFNLGLAKEERLKNMEEKVAKSSELEEFLRETSLKPGIINPILEANESSPVDQAYRAAQILARPNLSLEKLTAIDFIKEKVEQYNEEQKEQAEINIKYKGYIEKERDNVAKLQRLETIRIPEDFDYSKISSLSAEAKQKLNKIQPKTIAQAGRISGVSPADINVLLIYLGR; translated from the coding sequence ATGTTATTTAACGAAACATATGATGTAATCGTAGTAGGAGCTGGTCACGCTGGTTGCGAAGCTGCTGCTGCTGCTGCTAATCTAGGTTCTAAAACCGTGCTTATTACAATGAATATGCAAACCATCGGACAGATGTCTTGCAATCCAGCAATGGGTGGTATTGCAAAAGGTCAAATTGTAAGAGAAATAGATGCAATGGGTGGTTTTAGCGGAATTGTAGCTGATAAATCTGCTATTCAATTCAAGATGCTTAACCTTTCAAAAGGACCTGCAATGTGGTCTCCTAGAACACAAAATGATAGAATGAAATTCGCAGAAGAATGGCGATATGTTCTAGAAAACACGCCAAATCTTGATTTTTTTCAGGATATGGTGAAATCTTTAATCATCAATAATGGCAAAGTAGAAGGCGTAATTACTTCTTTAGGTATAGAAATAAAAGGAAAATCTGTGGTTTTAACCAATGGAACTTTCCTAAATGGCCTGATTCACGTTGGTGATAAACAGTTAGGAGGAGGAAGAATGGGAGAACCAAAAGCTTATGGAATTACCGAACAATTGGTAGATTTAGGCTTTGAAGCTGGTAGAATGAAAACAGGAACACCAGTTCGTGTAGACGGAAGAAGCCTTGATTATTCTAAAATGGAAGAACAAGCTGGAGACAAAAATCCGCAAAAATTCAGTTATTTAGATACTCCTAAATTAACGAAACAGCGCAGTTGTTTCATTACTTATACCAATGATACTGTACACGAAATTCTAAGAACTGGATTTGATAAATCTCCAATGTTTAATGGTACTATCCAAAGTATTGGACCAAGATATTGTCCAAGTATTGAAGATAAAATCAACCGTTTTGCGGAAAGAAACCGTCATCAATTATTTGCTGAACCTGAAGGTTGGAATACCGTAGAAGTTTATGTAAATGGCTTTAGTTCTTCATTACCAGAAGATGTTCAATTGAAAGCATTACACCATGTTCCTGGCTTTGAAAAAGCTAAAATTTTCAGACCTGGTTACGCTATAGAATATGATTACTTCCCTCCTACTCAATTAAAACATACTTTGGAAACTAAACTGATAGAAAACCTTTATTTTGCTGGTCAAATAAATGGAACTACTGGTTACGAAGAAGCAGCTGGACAAGGTTTGATGGCAGGAATTAATGCTCATAATAAAGTTCACGAAAAAGATGAATTCATACTTAGCAGAGATGAAGCATATATAGGAGTTTTAATAGATGATTTAATTACCAAAGGAACCGAAGAACCATACAGAATGTTTACTTCTAGAGCAGAATACAGACTGCTTTTAAGACAAGATAATGCTGATATTAGACTTACAGAAAAAGCTTTCAATCTTGGTCTAGCTAAAGAAGAAAGACTCAAAAATATGGAAGAAAAAGTGGCTAAATCTTCGGAATTAGAAGAATTTCTGAGAGAAACTTCTTTAAAACCTGGTATTATCAATCCTATTCTAGAAGCTAATGAAAGTTCACCGGTAGACCAAGCTTACAGAGCTGCACAAATTCTTGCCAGACCTAATCTTTCCTTAGAAAAATTAACTGCTATTGATTTCATCAAAGAAAAAGTAGAACAGTATAATGAAGAGCAAAAAGAACAGGCAGAAATCAATATTAAATACAAAGGATATATAGAAAAAGAAAGAGATAATGTAGCCAAATTACAAAGATTAGAAACCATTAGAATTCCAGAAGATTTTGATTATTCTAAAATTTCATCTCTTTCCGCTGAAGCAAAACAAAAGCTCAATAAAATTCAACCTAAAACCATAGCACAAGCTGGAAGGATTTCTGGAGTTTCTCCAGCAGATATTAATGTATTGCTTATTTATTTAGGAAGATAA
- a CDS encoding patatin-like phospholipase family protein: MKKLIFYILLIFFTLHVNAQVKEDLKIPKNPKIGLSLSGGGAKGFAHVGVLKVLDSLGVKVDYISGTSMGAIVGGLYASGYTGKDIEKIILDTDFYNLISNQNNRAESSFFNKSVDKYLLKVPIKNGKATLPTSISSGQKNLYLLKELFKNVSNINDFSKLPIPFMCVATNLESGKIKIFENGDLSESILASSAFPSLMDPVKIGDSIYVDGAMTVNYPSEFLKKKGIDIVIGVDLNQGLNKRDKINSIVDILNQIIDFGIVEETKNQLKFTDVNIKPNLEGLGVTSFDDKAKILKSGYTEAMKYVEVFDKLPKKGYEYLRIPINPIYSNIYKIDALELENNKIYSKYYVQGKMNLLIPSVQTYGKINKMVDKLYATNNYKIINYDIIQRDNRNILKLNVSEDDTRFFLKFGLHYDEIFKSGLLANITIKRLVFKNSNISIDGVFGDKPRYYINYFIDNGYIPGFGFYASGMSFDTENADGNAVNKWNWYRNEAFIQSIWKDKFAFGLGLSHDNFSTKEIITNNEKFGNYFNPFMFMRADNQDSKSFPKRGFYTNIEAKIYNIFDDEQNKRAFQIKADLRGNFPITKWLTYRLSTFYGISINPVNDFYQYHLGGVFEQRIVNFVRFNGYNLGEEKGNNIFTVSNNFQFNFYRNFYVIAGINSANIFENFDDSKFLDLKYNSAAITLGYDSPFGQVKLNYSHAFKSKPGIFTVVLGHWF; encoded by the coding sequence ATGAAAAAATTAATATTTTATATATTATTGATATTCTTCACTTTACATGTAAATGCTCAAGTGAAAGAAGATCTAAAAATTCCCAAAAATCCTAAAATTGGATTGTCACTTTCTGGAGGCGGAGCTAAAGGATTTGCGCATGTAGGCGTTCTAAAAGTGCTGGATTCTCTAGGTGTAAAAGTTGATTACATCTCTGGAACTAGTATGGGAGCGATTGTAGGCGGTTTATACGCTTCTGGTTACACCGGAAAAGATATTGAAAAAATTATTTTAGACACCGATTTTTATAATTTGATTTCTAATCAAAATAACCGCGCCGAAAGTTCTTTTTTCAATAAATCGGTAGATAAATATCTGCTAAAAGTTCCTATAAAAAATGGAAAAGCTACACTTCCCACTTCTATTTCTTCTGGTCAAAAAAATCTATACTTGCTCAAAGAATTATTCAAAAATGTATCTAACATAAACGATTTCAGCAAGTTACCGATTCCATTCATGTGTGTAGCCACGAATTTAGAATCTGGAAAAATCAAAATTTTTGAAAACGGAGACCTCTCAGAATCTATATTGGCAAGTTCTGCGTTTCCCTCATTGATGGATCCTGTAAAAATAGGAGATAGTATCTATGTGGATGGAGCAATGACTGTGAATTATCCATCAGAATTTCTAAAGAAGAAGGGAATAGACATTGTAATCGGTGTAGATTTAAATCAAGGACTTAATAAAAGAGATAAAATTAACAGTATTGTAGATATTTTGAATCAAATCATTGATTTTGGGATTGTAGAAGAGACTAAGAATCAATTAAAATTTACAGATGTAAATATCAAGCCTAATCTTGAAGGTTTAGGAGTAACCAGTTTTGATGATAAAGCCAAAATTCTAAAATCTGGCTACACAGAAGCGATGAAATATGTAGAAGTATTTGATAAACTTCCTAAAAAAGGCTACGAATATCTTAGAATTCCTATCAATCCTATTTATTCTAATATCTATAAAATTGATGCATTAGAATTAGAAAATAATAAAATTTACAGCAAATATTACGTTCAAGGAAAGATGAATCTCCTGATTCCATCGGTACAAACCTATGGAAAGATTAATAAAATGGTAGATAAACTCTACGCTACCAATAACTATAAAATTATCAATTACGATATTATTCAACGCGATAACAGAAATATTCTAAAACTGAATGTAAGTGAAGACGACACAAGATTTTTCTTAAAATTCGGTTTGCATTATGATGAGATTTTCAAATCTGGATTATTGGCTAATATTACCATTAAAAGACTCGTTTTTAAAAACTCTAACATCTCTATAGATGGTGTTTTTGGGGATAAACCTAGATATTACATCAATTATTTCATTGATAACGGTTATATTCCAGGATTTGGCTTCTATGCTTCTGGAATGAGCTTTGATACAGAAAATGCAGACGGAAATGCAGTGAATAAATGGAATTGGTACAGAAATGAAGCGTTTATTCAATCCATTTGGAAAGATAAATTTGCTTTTGGTCTAGGTTTAAGTCATGATAATTTTTCTACTAAAGAAATTATCACCAATAATGAAAAATTCGGTAATTATTTCAACCCTTTCATGTTTATGAGAGCAGATAATCAAGACAGTAAATCTTTCCCAAAAAGAGGGTTTTATACCAATATAGAAGCAAAAATTTATAACATATTTGATGACGAACAGAATAAAAGAGCCTTCCAAATAAAAGCAGATTTAAGAGGAAATTTTCCTATCACCAAGTGGCTAACTTATCGTTTGTCTACTTTTTATGGAATTTCTATTAATCCTGTTAATGATTTTTACCAATATCATTTAGGAGGAGTTTTTGAACAAAGAATCGTTAATTTTGTAAGATTTAACGGGTATAATCTTGGTGAAGAAAAAGGAAATAATATTTTTACGGTTTCTAATAACTTTCAGTTTAATTTTTACAGAAATTTTTATGTGATTGCAGGAATTAATTCAGCCAATATTTTTGAAAATTTTGATGATTCTAAATTCCTTGATTTGAAATATAATTCAGCCGCAATTACACTAGGATACGATTCACCATTTGGACAAGTAAAACTTAATTACAGTCACGCATTTAAATCTAAACCTGGAATTTTCACTGTTGTTCTTGGTCACTGGTTCTAA